The following nucleotide sequence is from Archocentrus centrarchus isolate MPI-CPG fArcCen1 chromosome 6, fArcCen1, whole genome shotgun sequence.
TTCTCGTTCCTTGTTCCCACTTTCTGTGTTAGTCTGGTATTGCTTCCTTTGTGTCTCCTCTTCCTTAGTTActttccttcctctcttttcctcgttctcatttgtttcacctgtttcaTCTGGTTTTATCTTGTAAGTTCATTTGCCAACACTTGGtacaaaaaaatacagtgaaaaatgagctgttttattttaaagtattcttgtttgatttaaaaacaaaacagtgaggcAACACAAACATATGTTAGCTTGTCACTCCAATGAGCCACATGCTGGAAAACAGGCAGATCAAAAAtttttcaaaaatcacatatcCTGAAGGCTGAGGGTTGGTTGCGGGTGGAGGTTTTATTTGAGCGCTGTAAAGTGGCAGGTCTGGGCGTCCTCCTCGTGGAGATATTCAGTTGTTTCAGTTATTGTGAAAACATCTGGAATATAATGCAAAGAGAGTCTCAGACATTCTGTATCATGCCAAAATAATTGTCCCTAATTTTTCTCGTTTAACATTAATTACTGTTGAACCTGCACACAAAAAGTGTAGACAGCGTTTACTTGACACAGTCACATCATATCTATTGCTCTGTAGTTGCTCATAGTGTTATTCTTTTCTCGTACCTTCTGTTTATGTTAGTCTTCATAGTTCAGAGGTAGCTATTTGtctttggttacttcctgttttactttgaaggtcaGTTTTCTCAActgtctcatttttgttttacctCCTGCTTTAGTTTACAATGACCCTGTTTATCTACCTCTTCTTCCTAATAATCCTTTCAGgtattcctgtttgtttgtttgttttttgtttgtttgtttgttttttaaatatttggtcTTTGTGTACTTTTAGGTTTTCTATCAGTCCAACTTTTCTGCTAGTTTCTGCTAGTTTACCACAAACCGCTCTTATCATGAGGTCGTGGGGATTTGCAATGTGGCATCAAGGTGACATGTTTTTATCTTGggctaaatttatttttcactccACTCTGTTCCTCAGTGTCCGAGTTTCCATAAAAGGAAATTGTTTTCCAGCGCAGTTAGCTTTATAAAGTGATCTTCACCCACCATTCACTGTGGTGTGTTTCTCTCTTCAGCGATAACTGTAAGTAATATTTACATCTAGAAGAATTGgggttactgtgtgtgtgtgtgtgtgtgtgtgtgtgtgtgtgtgtgtgtgtgtgtgtgtgtgtgtgtgtgtgtgtgtgtgtgggtatatatatatatattttatttttatttttgcagattaTTTGTTGACATGTTTGGGCTTAAGTGTGTTGTCGTAGCCCTGTTGGCTGTCTCTGTCTGGGCTGAAAAGGAGGTGAGAAATTCTCCTATTCCAGCACATTTTTAGTGGAAGttctctttaaatgtgtttttctctctctcttctttttgtccttaaatttaactccTGGAAAAATCTGGACTCTGGTAAGTTTACCATTGTATTTTATCCAAATATAATATCTCGAGTTTTGAACATATACTAAGAATTTACAAGAACTcacaatacattttaaaaatgcattaaaagacAGGAgcacttttatttaattttttttttcaagtaatAGGCCACTACTATGAATTCTGAATGCTGAAAATATCACAAATCCACTCTTGATGTGCTGAAGTGTTTCTGATGCGTTGTAACTGGTGGTGGAATATATTAGATTCACATGTGATACAATGTGTCACAAGTGATGATTGTGGATTTTCAGTCACTTCCACTACAAGCTGTAGTGATCAGTATGAAGAGGAGGAACAATTGCTTCCATCTGACGTTTTAAATACAGTGAATCCTTTAATGCAAAATGTTCTTTTGTAAAATGAAGACACTTGTTCATTCCTTCTTGTACAGGGTGCTAAGGCTCTGTCAACTTCAGAGCGAATTGAGAGAGCCAACAGAGATATTGGTAAGAGTTTTAAAGCAACAAAGAAGGACAATAATTCCGTTTTCGTTCTTCGCTCTCTTAAattccctgaaaaaaaaaatacaaagaacatAACCTCAGTGTCCAGCACATATTTGTGCACgagcacaaatattttagatcTCAGTAAAAGTGGAGAATGCTGTTAGAGCAGATCAATCAACTTTGAACTGATCGCTGTGTTTGCTGCAGTCCGCTCTCCTGATGAACCCTACATAGTGGATGATATTGCGTACGGCTCTGAGGCTGAGAGAAACGCTGACCCCTGCACTGCTAATGGCTGCATGTGGCCCAAGTCCGCTGATGGACGTGTCTACGTACCCTACACCATTTCCAGCGCGTACTGTGGGTAGTAATCTCATCTGTGAATGCTGTTGTCTGCACTTGTTCAGGGACAGTAACATGGTGTCTTGTGCTGCAGACATTTTGCCTGTAGTGTCACAGCATCCTGTTAGTATTGTGCTGGTTTAAAATgggttttcttttctgtctttacaGCCGATCGTGAGGTGTCGGTCATCGAGCGTGCTCTGCAGTCCTTCCACGATGTCTCTTGTATCCGTCTTGTCAGACGCACAAATGAGAGAGACTACCTGAACATCCAGTCCCTTAATGGGTAAACACGAACAACACAACTTCCATCCTAGTTTGTCTGAGTTTGCTTGTTTCTTTGGCCAACCTGTCTCCCTAGAAACCCTTGAAGAATTAATTGTGTTATGTTGACAAACAGCTAATTTATGAGTGAATTcatttcagtgatttcagaCAGTGTTTGGATGCAgactaaataaatgtaattactgAATCATGTAGTGCAGACTTTTCTTCTATTAATCCAGGCCACAGTCTTTCACTTCCTCAACCAACAAGCGTGCCTGAACACAAACTAATAAAAGCTTCATAATGGCAAAGTTAAAATTCAGTTTCCATGCAACTAAAATATTTCCTATTATTTTAAAGTGAATATGCAACCACACCTTGTTGGTGTGTTAACATGAGACACATTTCAAAGCAAGTTTGTGCAATATCAGATTTTCGAAATGAGACATTTTGGTGACTTCGTCTCGTACCTTCGCAGCTGCTACTCCTACATCGGCCGTCGTTACTACGCGCAGGATCTGTCCCTGCAGCGATCAGGCTGTGTTTACCACGACACTGTCCAGCATGAACTGCTCCACGCTCTGGGCTTCAATCACGAGCAGACACGTTCTGACCGCGACCAATACATCCGCGTTTTGTGGGAGAACATCAGCGACGGTTTGCCTGTTTTCACTTGTCATTATCCATAACGGGAGTATAAATCCTAGACAGAAGGAAAATATTTATTGGCACGAAATACTTTTTGgaaaattggattttttttttacctaaagTTTATATAATGCTATAATAATGAGCCCACAATATTTCTGTCTCTAGGAAAGGCGCACAACTTTGACAAAATCAACACTTTGAACCAGGGAACCACCTATGACTACGGCTCCGTCATGCATTACCACAAGTAGGTATCAATAGCAGCTGCTCTGTGTCACAACGGTGGCTGCCATCATGGTGACGGAAAATATGAGAGATGCTCAAACAGGTGTTAAAGCAAATGAATGTGAATCTGTAATTTTCTTAAGAATGTACAACACAAAGATGGTCGTTCTCTCACCGACCTTTACTTAGAAATATTCAGGATTGTGTATTTTCCTGGATAATTTGTGACATTCagatcaattcagttttattgataTAGAGCagggattctcaaatccaggcctcgagggctggtaatcctgcaggttttagatgtgtccctgatccaacacacctgaatcaaatggctgaattacctcctcagtatgcagtcaagttctccagagtcctgctgatcacttctatatttgactcaggtgtgttgaagcagagacacatctaaaagttgcaggacaccggccctcaaggcctggatttgaggatccccgatatagagccaaatcacacAACAGGCATTTTACCCCACAATAGCAAAAACAAATAACTGTTGCATATGTTAAGCTTACTGAAAACTGCCTTTGTTATGAtttttgttgtcttgttttATAAAATAGTTTGTACTTTATGTTTTGCATTTCAGGATTTAGCTGCAGCCCCTCCTTTACGATATTGTATTAAATCAAATCAGTATAACAACACTCACTGTTGATATCAGAAATATTTGCCAGAAATAAAgacaggaaacacaagacttaggGAGACACTTCAGTCTTCTCATTTGAAAACCTGCtctctgtgttttcaggtatgcCTTCTCCAAGAACAACCAGCCCACTTTGGTGGCTATCCCTGATTCCAATGTTGAGTTTGGATATGCCACTGAGATGAGCCAGAATGACATCCTCAGGCTCAACAGGCTGTATAAATGCTGAACAGTCTCAGGTTAGCATCTTAAGTTCATTTTTGTTATCTATATCTTGCTTCAGCAGCTTATTAAAAGATAAACCTTCCTTGTCAGACTCATACATGAATACTGCTCATTAATATTGCTGTTGTTGAAAATGTAGAGAACTTCTCATCTAATAAACTCTTAATTTGTCTCTATCAAACAGATCTACAACATGATAAAAACAATCCAACTCATCCTCAAAaaagatcatcatcatcatcatcatcattgtccAGTCACTTGATCAACAAATTAAACATTGTAAAATTCTTCAATAAACCTCCATTAAAGCACCTACTCTCtgtggtttgtgtttgtttgtttgttttttaacaatgaTTGTCTACATGTCATAGTTCTGGTTTCTTATTAAGTTGATGTtgccatttattttctgtttgtggtttttttttcttccacgtATCCATGTGTGAGTTTCTTCTCGTTCCTTGTTCCCACTTTCTGTGTTAGTCTGGTATTGCTTCCTTTGTGTCTCCTCTTCCTTAGTTActttccttcctctcttttcctcgttctcatttgtttcacctgtttcaTCTGGTTTTATCTTGTAAGTTCATTTGCCAACACTTGGtacaaaaaaatacagtgaaaaatgagctgttttattttaaagtattcttgtttgatttaaaaacaaaacagtgaggcAACACAAACATATGTTAGCTTGTCACTCCAATGAGCCACATGCTGGAAAACAGGCAGATCAACAATTTTCAAAAGTCACATATCCTGAAGGCTGAGGGTTGGTTGCGGGTGGAGGTTTTATTTGAGCGCTGTAAAGTGGCAGGTCTGGGCGTCCTCCTCGTGGAGATATTCAGTTGTTTCAGTTATTGTGAAAACATCTGGAATATAATGCAAAGAGAGTCTCAGACATTCTGTATCATGCCAAAATAATTGTCCCTAATTTTTCTCGTTTAACATTAATTACTGTTGAACCTGCACACAAAAAGTGTAGACAGCGTTTACTTGACACAGTCACATCATATCTATTGCTCTGTAGTTGCTCATAGTGTTATTCTTTTCTCGTACCTTCTGTTTATGTTAGTCTTCATAGTTCAGAGGTAGCTATTTGtctttggttacttcctgttttactttgaaggtcaGTTTTCTCAActgtctcatttttgttttacctCCTGCTTTAGTTTACAATGACCCTGTTTATCTACCTCTTCTTCCTAATAATCCTTTCAGgtattcctgtttgtttgtttgttttttgtttgtttgtttgttttttaaatatttggtcTTTGTGTACTTTTAGGTTTTCTATCAGTCCAACTTTTCTGCTAGTTTCTGCTAGTTTACCACAAACCGCTCTTATCATGAGGTCGTGGGGATTTGCAATGTGGCATCAAGGTGACATGTTTTTATCTTGggctaaatttatttttcactccACTCTGTTCCTCAGTGTCCGAGTTTCCATAAAAGGAAATTGTTTTCCAGCGCAGTTAGCTTTATAAAGTGATCTTCACCCACCATTCACTGTGGTGTGTTTCTCTCTTCAGCGATAACTGTAAGTAATATTTACATCTAGAAGAATTGgggttactgtgtgtgtgtgtgtgtgtgtgtgtgtgtgtgtgtgtgtgtgtgtgtgtgtgtgtgtgtgtgtgtgtgtgtgtgtgtgtgtgtgtgtgtgtgtgtgtgtgtgtgtgtgtgtatatattttatttttatttttgcagattaTTTGTTGACATGTTTGGGCTTAAGTGTGTTGTCGTAGCCCTGTTGGCTGTCTCTGTCTGGGCTGAAAAGGAGGTGAGAAATTCTCCTATTCCAGCACATTTTTAGTGGAAGttctctttaaatgtgtttttctctcttctttttgtccttaaatttaactccTGGAAAAATCTGGACTCTGGTAAGTTTACCATTGTATTTTATCCAAATATAATATTtacaatacattttaaaaatgcattaaaagacAGGAgcacttttatttaatttttttttttcaagtaatAGGCCACTACTATGAATTCTGAATGCTGAAAATATCACAAATCCACTCTTGATGTGCTGAAGTGTGTTTCTGATGCGTTGTAACTGGTGGTGGAATATATTAGATTCACATGTGATACAATGTGTCACAAGTGATGATTGTGGATTTTCAGTCACTTCCACTACAAGCTGTAGTGATCAGCATGAAGAGGAGGAACAATTGCTTCCATCTGACGTTTTAAATACAGTGAATCCTTTAATGCAAAATGTTCTTTTGTAAAATGAAGACACTTGTTCATTCCTTCTTGTACAGGGTGCTAAGGCTCTGTCAACTTCAGAGCGAATTGAGAGAGCCAACAGAGATATTGGTAAGAGTTTTAAAGCAACAAAGAAGGACAATAATTCCGTTTTCGTTCTTCGCTCTCTTAAattccctgaaaaaaaaatacaaagaacatAACCTCAGTGTCCAGCACATATTTGTGCACgagcacaaatattttagatcTCAGTAAAAGTGGAGAATGCTGTTAGAGCAGATCAATCAACTTTGAACTGATCGCTGTGTTTGCTGCAGTCCGCTCTCCTGATGAACCCTACATAGTGGATGATATTGCGTACGGCTCTGAGGCTGAGAGAAACGCTGACCCCTGCACTGCTAATGGCTGCATGTGGCCCAAGTCCGCTGATGGACGTGTCTACGTACCCTACACCATTTCCAGCGCGTACTGTGGGTAGTAATCTCATCTGTGAATGCTGTTGTCTGCACTTGTTCAGGGACAGTAACATGGTGTCTTGTGCTGCAGACATTTTGCCTGTAGTGTCACAGCATCCTGTTAGTATTGTGCTGGTTTAAAATgggttttcttttctgtctttacaGCCGATCGTGAGGTGTCGGTCATCGAGCGTGCTCTGCAGTCCTTCCACGATGTCTCTTGTATCCGTCTTGTCAGACGCACAAATGAGAGAGACTACCTGAACATCCAGTCCCTTAATGGGTAAACACGAACAACACAACTTCCATCCTAGTTTGTCTGAGTTTGCTTGTTTCTTTGGCCAACCTGTCTCCCTAGAAAACCTTGAAGAATTAATTGTGTTATGTTGACAAACAGCTAATTTATGAGTGAATTcatttcagtgatttcagaCAGTGTTTGGATGCAgactaaataaatgtaattactgAATCATGTAGTGCAGACTTTTCTTCTATTAATCCAGGCCACAGTCTTTCACTTCCTCAACCAACAAGCGTGCCTGAACACAAACTAATAAAAGCTTCATAATGGCAAAGTTAAAATTCAGTTTCCATGCAACTAAAATATTTCCTATTATTTTAAAGTGAATATGCAACCACACCTTGTTGGTGTGTTAACATGAGACACATTTCAAAGCAAGTTTGTGCAATATCAGATTTTCGAAATGAGACATTTTGGTGACTTCATCTCGTACCTTCGCAGCTGCTACTCCTACATCGGCCGTCGTTACTACGCGCAGGATCTGTCCCTGCAGCGATCAGGCTGTGTTTACCACGACACTGTCCAGCATGAACTGCTCCACGCTCTGGGCTTCAATCACGAGCAGACACGTTCTGACCGCGACCAATACATCCGCGTTTTGTGGGAGAACATCAGCGACGGTT
It contains:
- the LOC115781112 gene encoding high choriolytic enzyme 1-like, with product MFGLKCVVVALLAVSVWAEKEALSTSERIERANRDIVRSPDEPYIVDDIAYGSEAERNADPCTANGCMWPKSADGRVYVPYTISSAYSDREVSVIERALQSFHDVSCIRLVRRTNERDYLNIQSLNGCYSYIGRRYYAQDLSLQRSGCVYHDTVQHELLHALGFNHEQTRSDRDQYIRVLWENISDGKAHNFDKINTLNQGTTYDYGSVMHYHKYAFSKNNQPTLVAIPDSNVEFGYATEMSQNDILRLNRLYKC